Proteins encoded in a region of the Zea mays cultivar B73 chromosome 4, Zm-B73-REFERENCE-NAM-5.0, whole genome shotgun sequence genome:
- the LOC109946063 gene encoding zinc finger BED domain-containing protein RICESLEEPER 3-like, giving the protein MSDLMKYKFNKYWTDVHGLMEIAIVLDPRYKLKFMKAFYNTIYGEDSPSIDIEVSRVRSLLYDLVMEYQGSMEGMTTTDGVGATNRNVVLNEGDDLVFGMFDKYLSEETEESSNFVCTELDLYLEELTMPRTQELDIIHWWQYAGVKYPTLRNIARDIMAIPVTTVASESVFSTGGRVISPHRSRLAPKTVEGLMCMQAWSRADMLGDKSCFINALMTCLEDEEDEMDDPNSMITD; this is encoded by the exons ATGTCGGATCTGATGAAATATAAGTTTAATAAGTACTGGACAGATGTGCATGGGCTTATGGAAATAGCTATTGTTTTAGATCCTAGGTACAAACTGAAATTCATGAAAGCTTTTTATAACACCATATATGGGGAAGACAGTCCAAGTATAGATATTGAAGTTTCTAGAGTTAGAAGCTTGTTGTATGATCTAGTTATGGAATACCAAGGATCTATGGAAGGCATGACAACAACTGATGGAGTAGGTGCAACCAATAGGAATGTTGTCCTCAATGAAGGAGATGATCTTGTCTTTGGCATGTTTGACAAATATTTGTCAGAGGAAACTGAAGAAAGTTCAAACTTTGTGTGTACTGAATTAGATTTGTATTTGGAGGAACTAACAATGCCAAGAACTCAAGAACTTGACATCATTCATTGGTGGCAATATGCCGGGGTTAAATACCCAACTTTGAGAAATATAGCTCGAGATATCATGGCAATTCCTGTTACAACTGTGGCATCTGAGTCAGTCTTTAGCACTGGGGGAAGGGTAATTAGTCCACATCGTAGTAGGCTTGCTCCAAAAACAGTTGAAGGATTGATGTGCATGCAAGCGTGGTCACGTGCTGACATGCTAGGTGATAAATCTTGCTTTATTAATGCATTGATGACTTgtttggaagatgaggaggatgaaATG GATGATCCTAATAGTATGATAACTGACTGA